From Ananas comosus cultivar F153 linkage group 8, ASM154086v1, whole genome shotgun sequence, one genomic window encodes:
- the LOC109713832 gene encoding probable purine permease 11 isoform X2: protein MGDTTMEEEEEEEEEEEKGRRRRRWRWRWWVAVAMHSVLVLSGQSAATLLGRFYYDHGGSSMWLQTLTLSAAFPVLFLPRLLLFTPQSPPLPPPSPLLKLGLAYVGLGLITAVDSLLYSYGLLYLTVSAYSLVCATQLGFNAVFSYFINGEKFTDLTLNSLVLLTFSAAILAVRSDDDPTAGRHYGLGFVLTLAASALYSLILSLMELTFEKLVRSRSLRAVLDMQIYTAAVSTAAAAAGLFISGEYRGLRREAEGFGRGEVGYVMTLIWASVGWQVTNVGLVGLISEVSALFSNVISTLGIPIAPVFAVILFKDKMDGVKVISLLLAIWGFISYFYQHYLDYKAQKKATVLGERGDARDASA from the exons ATGGGAGACACTacgatggaggaggaggaggaggaggaggaggaggaggagaaggggcggaggcggaggcggtggcggtggaggTGGTGGGTGGCGGTGGCGATGCACTCCGTCCTCGTCCTCTCCGGCCAATCCGCCGCCACCCTCCTCGGCCGCTTCTACTACGACCACGGCGGCTCCTCCATGtggctccaaaccctaaccctctccgccgccttccccgtcctcttcctcccccgcctcctcctcttcacGCCTCAATCTCCGCCCCTGCCACCGCCTTCGCCGCTTCTGAAGCTCGGGCTCGCGTACGTGGGGCTCGGCCTGATCACGGCCGTCGACAGCCTGCTGTACTCGTACGGCTTGCTGTATCTGACGGTGTCGGCGTACTCGCTGGTGTGCGCCACCCAGCTGGGCTTCAACGCCGTCTTCTCCTACTTCATCAACGGCGAGAAGTTCACCGACCTCACCCTCAACTCCCTCGTCCTCCTCACCTTCTCCGCCGCCATCCTCGCCGTCCGCTCTGACGACGACCCCACCGCAGGAAG GCACTACGGGCTTGGCTTCGTGCTGACCCTCGCGGCGTCGGCATTGTACTCCCTCATCCTCTCCCTGATGGAGCTGACCTTCGAGAAGCTCGTCCGCAGCCGGAGCCTGCGCGCGGTGCTCGACATGCAGATCTACACCGCGGCcgtctccaccgccgccgccgccgcgggcctCTTCATCAGCGGCGAGTACAGAGGCCTGAGGCGAGAGGCCGAGGGGTTCGGCCGAGGCGAAGTGGGCTACGTGATGACTCTAATCTGGGCCTCGGTGGGGTGGCAGGTCACCAACGTTGGGCTCGTGGGCCTCATCTCGGAGGTGTCCGCGCTCTTCTCCAACGTCATCAGCACTCTCGGGATACCCATCGCGCCCGTGTTTGCCGTGATCCTGTTTAAGGACAAAATGGACGGGGTTAAGGTGATATCCCTCTTGTTGGCTATCTGGGgatttatatcctatttttaTCAGCACTATCTTGATTATAAGGCCCAGAAAAAGGCTACAGTACTGGGGGAAAGAGGAGACGCTAGAGACGCTTCTGCTTAG
- the LOC109714683 gene encoding uncharacterized protein LOC109714683 — protein MANRNERKRNYSRLPSRASKPRSSALRQQKQNRSEKPNRVRRGGAASPSAFGFTARAPQTFALVLMIYGDAVNFSYLARTLIFLSLFSQTTSDVREDVPFLALSEENKLILFPLVLLHKEASSAGSSFPWTDLTHVSAMNECPLEKWVHVGCEVARKSVRLHIDGNLVSEMNLSSLCEDHKYRDDLKRITLVGNDEKLEGYVYNIHVLPLSTTIKQQYEKNPPVKLSLDGSCSSDGVEEGGDGVWSIVGGKASCRRNFSLEVVLLDAFGQAVHKEMEIAASLVYADNGAPVEKSRDEKEAPLLTSCDGLEYPSSDKPVSLLRGRASFKLKISQLSSKSDNRLFRVRFHSLHNTQGYPFREAYSHPIRCISRNRSTRPYGSGKRATSATLLLDELHSLKLNNGHGLIRDYSKDNHSQKESRSSFGCSSPPKRFKIDYDGSPMALDSNGMSEQPCKTNAEVRSNNTEGSGSAPSDSESTDAKNFESRWMRDSTEPFSDALIFRYCLEGTHERSKLLKEAVNLASDEEMANFADQICLYTGCSHHRNQILLSKRLIQEGADTWTAISRNNNRVLWSYAVPEIIRKLMYIACSANRGLSTQDTEVLRQIAGCGDDLGREEFDRLWYWLYPVAFSLTHEKLKKIWECTSPKWIEGFITREEAENALKGPQGPQKPGTFVLRFPTSRSWPHPDAGSIVVAYVASDSSIRHRLLSLDLSDDREKYLRPLQDLLLEEPELSHLGSRVTRNESAAYKS, from the exons TGTTGATGATTTATGGAGATGCTGTGAATTTCTC CTACTTGGCGAGAACTTTAATTTTCCTTTCTCTGTTTTCACAGACGACTTCAGATGTTCGAGAAGATGTCCCGTTTCTAGCTCTGAGCGAGGAGAACAAACTGATTCTCTTTCCTTTGGTGCTCTTACATAAAGAAGCTTCATCTGCTGGTAGCTCCTTTCCATGGACTGATCTGACACATGTGTCTGCTATGAATGAATGTCCACTGGAGAAATGGGTTCATGTTGGATGTGAG GTAGCCAGAAAGAGTGTGCGCCTTCACATTGATGGTAATCTGGTTTCTGAGATGAATCTATCGTCCTTATGTGAGGACCATAAATATCGTGATGATTTGAAGAGAATAACATTGGTCGGTAATGATGAGAAACTTGAGGGCTATGTCTATAATATTCATGTTTTGCCTCTATCGACAACAATAAAACAACAGTATGAGAAG AATCCACCAGTAAAATTATCCCTTGATGGTTCATGCTCCTCCGATGGTGTTGAAGAGGGTGGTGATGGTGTTTGGAGCATTGTAGGTGGCAAG GCTTCTTGTCGTAGAAACTTTTCTCTGGAAGTAGTTCTATTAGATGCCTTTGGTCAGGCAGTGCACAAGGAAATGGAG ATTGCTGCTTCACTTGTATATGCAGACAACGGAGCACCTGTTGAAAAATCTCGAGATGAAAAAGAAGCTCCACTACTTACAAGTTGTGATGGACTGGAATACCCTTCTTCAGATAAGCCAGTATCTCTTCTTCGTGGCCGTGCATCTTTTAAGCTTAAAATTTCTCAG CTCTCTTCTAAATCCGACAATAGGCTTTTTCGTGTTCGCTTCCACTCATTGCATAATACTCAAGGATATCCTTTTCGTGAAGCATACTCCCATCCTATCCGCTGTATCTCACGGAACCGAAGTACCCGGCCATATGGGTCTGGAAAAAGAGCGACTTCCGCAACCCTACTTCTTGACGAACTTCATTcgcttaaattaaataatggGCATGGATTAATTCGTGATTATAGCAAAGATAATCACTCGCAAAAGGAAAGTCGGAGTTCATTTGGGTGTAGCTCACCTCCTAAGCGTTTTAAGATTGATTATGATGGATCACCAATGGCGCTTGATTCTAATGGAATGTCAGAACAG CCATGCAAGACGAATGCGGAAGTAAGATCAAATAATACTGAAGGAAGCGGTAGTGCACCATCTGATTCTGAGAGTACCGATGCCAAAAACTTTGAATCAAGATGGATGAGAGATTCTACAGAGCCCTTTTCAGATGCGTTGATATTTAGATACTGTTTGGAAGGCACACACGAGCGGTCGAAGCTACTAAAAGAGGCTGTCAATTTGGCCAGTGATGAAGAGATGGCTAATTTTGCTGATCAGATTTGCCTGTACACTGGCTGTTCTCATCACCG AAACCAAATATTACTATCAAAGAGGTTGATTCAAGAGGGGGCGGATACTTGGACCGCAATCTCAAGGAACAATAACCGTGTTCTATGGTCGTATGCCGTTCCTGAGATTATCCGAAAGTTAATGTACATTGCTTGTTCTGCTAATAGGGGTTTATCAACACAG GACACGGAGGTTTTGCGGCAAATTGCTGGATGTGGTGATGATTTGGGGAGGGAAGAGTTTGATAGGCTGTGGTATTGGCTATACCCTGTAGCTTTTTCATTGACCCAtgagaaattaaagaaaatatggGAATGTACATCACCAAAATGGATAGAAGGGTTCATTACAAGGGAGGAGGCCGAGAATGCGCTCAAAGGTCCTCAAGGACCACAGAAGCCGGGCACCTTTGTTTTAAGATTTCCTACATCTCGCAGCTGGCCCCACCCCGATGCCGGCAGTATAGTTGTTGCTTATGTTGCCTCTGACTCCTCTATTCGTCATAGGCTTCTTTCTCTCGATCTTAG TGATGACAGGGAAAAGTATTTGAGACCACTACAAGACTTGCTTCTGGAAGAGCCCGAATTATCCCATTTAGGAAG CAGGGTCACTCGAAATGAAAGTGCTGCTTACAAGAGCTGA
- the LOC109713789 gene encoding uncharacterized protein LOC109713789, producing the protein MRCKAHPYAHGVGVCAPCLRERLLALVATASAAEDDDDHNEAPPAPNRRTLKPHRPSSPPRLVAPRSVSPYVPRRRSDASAPAPCRNPSLLFFRTPQVGPSVPAGAEDGGGRVGGGKSRSGKFSILSTLFGHSRPTEPSRSTSRSTSWLSALVRGGRRRRRRRSKTPEVHSPALTSPSSMARRSSYRAARDRGMSPESESPGAGERWWHPTPSPLRRESHHRAAAPGGGAGISGFAVCLSPLVRPSPSHRRSQGSAAPAGDMGFSGELRSARSPRHHRRVSGSGFAAPAALCHNRSRKLADFGRLR; encoded by the coding sequence ATGAGGTGCAAGGCCCATCCCTACGCCCACGGCGTCGGGGTCTGCGCTCCCTGCCTCCGCGAGCGcctcctcgccctcgtcgccACAGCCTCCGCCGCCGAGGACGATGACGACCACAACGAGGCCCCCCCGGCCCCGAACCGCCGCACCTTGAAGCCCCATCGCCCCTCGTCTCCGCCGCGCCTCGTGGCCCCCCGATCCGTCTCCCCCTACGTCCCCCGCCGCCGATCCGACGCCTCCGCCCCCGCCCCGTGCCGAAACCCTAGCCTCCTCTTCTTCAGAACCCCCCAGGTCGGGCCCTCCGTCCCCGCAGGCGCCGAGGACGGCGGAGGTAGAGTCGGCGGCGGGAAGAGCCGGAGCGGGAAGTTCTCGATCTTAAGCACCCTCTTCGGCCATTCGAGACCCACGGAGCCCTCGAGGTCCACGTCGCGATCGACCTCGTGGCTCTCGGCGCTCGTCCGcggaggccgccgccgccgccgccgccggagcaaGACGCCGGAGGTCCACTCTCCGGCGCTCACGTCGCCGTCGAGTATGGCGAGGCGGAGCTCGTACCGCGCGGCGAGGGACCGGGGGATGTCGCCGGAGTCGGAGTCCCCGGGCGCCGGAGAGCGGTGGTGGCACCCGACCCCGTCCCCCCTGCGCCGCGAGTCCCACCACCGCGCCGCCGCCCCGGGAGGCGGCGCCGGGATCTCGGGCTTCGCGGTGTGCCTGAGCCCGCTTGTGCGGCCGAGCCCGAGCCACCGCCGTAGCCAAGgctccgccgcccccgccggGGATATGGGTTTCTCCGGCGAGCTCCGGAGCGCGAGGTCCCCGCGCCACCACCGCCGCGTCTCGGGCAGCGGCttcgccgcccccgccgcgcTGTGCCACAACCGGTCGAGGAAGTTGGCTGATTTCGGTAGGTTGCGCTGA
- the LOC109713779 gene encoding uncharacterized protein LOC109713779, protein LRSNGSTSFGSGTSKGRVHGSTSFGFGTSKGRVHGSTSFGFGTSKGRVHGSTSFGFARRLVKGECLPFSCDYCDRELVHKIAQVLLPGLATACVDNTTGGLFKSPSSVAIDLRKEMVDYLTQRSETFIAESVVPQEGAQAQTEETSDDPVEIISEFLDNFSSSKRNFFSRVSNWLLSESREDKIDDFVQEMEMDEFWSIDRRETVSQVLLRNVDLKSAFHCVMKFGSEHELVAHKNACCFRPMDCPNEGCLAKFSAEHMEKHDSACPFKVLSCEQNCSQSLMRREMDRHCITVCPMRLINCPFNQAGCESTIPQCTLKEHCSQYLQSHILYVLRTIHKQGVSEEELKRKAELLEKSLSESQVSRALDVRSLTYAIKQQEAKMQKTEGEVGAIIS, encoded by the exons TTAAGAAGTAATGGATCAACCAGTTTCGGATCCGGGACCAGTAAAGGGAGAGTGCATGGATCAACCAGTTTCGGATTCGGGACCAGTAAAGGGAGAGTGCATGGATCAACCAGTTTCGGATTCGGAACCAGTAAAGGGAGAGTGCATGGATCAACCAGTTTCGGATTCGCGAGACGACTAGTAAAGGGAGAGTGCTTGCCTTTTAGTTGCGACTACTGCGATCGAGAATTGGTGCATAAAATCGCGCAAGTCTTGCTTCCCGGATTAGCCACGGCTTGTGTCGACAACACTACCGGCGGCCTTTTCAAGAGCCCGTCTTCCGTGGCCATCGATCTGAGGAAGGAAATGGTGGACTATCTCACCCAAAGAAGCGAGACTTTCATCGCCGAATCTGTTGTCCCACAAGAAGGCGCGCAGGCCCAGACGGAAGAAACTTCTGACGATCCAGTCGAAATCATATCGGAGTTTCTGGACAACTTTTCGAGCTCAAAGAGAAACTTCTTCAGCCGCGTTTCGAATTGGTTGCTGAGCGAGAGCCGAGAGGACAAAATCGACGACTTTGTGCAAGAGATGGAGATGGACGAATTTTGGTCGATCGACAGGAGGGAAACCGTTTCACAAGTGCTTCTTAGGAACGTCGACTTGAAGAGCGCTTTCCATTGCGTGATGAAATTCGGCTCGGAACATGAGCTCGTTGCGCATAAAAATGCTTGTTGCTTTAGGCCTATGGATTGCCCCAATGAAGGATGCCTAGCTAAATTTTCTGCTGAACACATGGAGAAGCACGACTCGGCGTGCCCGTTCAAAGTGCTCTCTTGTGAGCAGAACTGCTCACAGAGCCTTATGAGGCGCGAGATGGATAGGCATTGTATAACAGTGTGCCCTATGAGGCTCATAAACTGTCCTTTTAACCAAGCAGGTTGCGAATCTACTATTCCGCAGTGTACTCTTAAAGAGCATTGCTCGCAATATCTCCAATCGCATATTCTTTATGTTCTCCGAACAATTCACAAGCAAGGAGTTTCAGAGGAAGAGCTAAAACGAAAAGCGGAACTCCTCGAGAAG TCTCTGTCTGAAAGCCAAGTATCTAGAGCATTGGATGTGAGATCTTTGACCTACGCGATTAAGCAGCAGGAAGCAAAGATGCAGAAAACGGAAGGTGAAGTCGGTGCTATTATTAGCTAG
- the LOC109714684 gene encoding LOW QUALITY PROTEIN: uncharacterized protein LOC109714684 (The sequence of the model RefSeq protein was modified relative to this genomic sequence to represent the inferred CDS: inserted 1 base in 1 codon): PPPPRRRHSPSASSPYRRPNHQPQPQNQNQPQPDRRGEDGDPFDPSSLLKDDPISLVSSLWISSFRSSSSSPSSSSPSSSSPSSLLRRLELWVLAYQKAYADETGSYLPRSSLPRRPVELLLAPSANAVLSGLPLGPTRSAPLVPSPRSLAXPDHSPLSKRKLRALPLLPGPLRFQDRSSRSSSSLLEPLHRAQLVPGLLRLPPRRSPHTLLRTVAAAPSGRLLWYIKGDLSPLLADCPRPALVLNALLRHLRDKPLVDLVRSALLTPVLLSDHNTTQKKKTTKTTKRKYQKKRVLADDEPKPDPYWLEAFFGFAPEEAAKLPDWGHCGVLSPLLANLCLDELDKWMEERIAEFYRPSSSDAAVGPGDGRQGNTSWPEFVPTSGPDKTRKMDYVRYGGHFLIGVRGPRADAAVLRKQLIEFCDQRFQIKLDNDSLPIEHITKGIMFLDHVLCRRVVYPTLRYTATGGKIISEKGVGTLLSVTASLKQCIKQFRKLQFLKGDRDPDPQPCFRMFHATQAHTNAQMNKFLQVMAEWYRYADNRKKVVNFCSYIIRGSLAKLYAAKYKLRSRAKVYKIASRNLSRPLKDKKGQSPEYHNLLRMGLVDSIDGLQYTRMSLVPETDYTPFPNGWRPDHENVLMEYVKLTDPQTLEEQRRCLREQGLVTPQDYISMLVWNYKKNAGLLPPLGESDARRAKEELLGSSTGEIRDDDNREDREENVRFLEAAQM, encoded by the exons cctcctcctcctcgtcgtcgtcattCCCCCTCTGCCTCCTCCCCCTATCGTCGTCCCAACcaccaaccccaaccccaaaaccaaaaccaaccCCAACCCGATCGTCGCGGAGAGGACGGCGACCCCTTCGACCCCTCGTCCCTCCTGAAGGACGACCCCATCTCCCTCGTCTCCTCCCTCTGGATCTCCTCCttccgcagcagcagcagcagcccaaGCAGCAGCAGCCCAAGCAGCAGCAGCCCAAGCAGTCTCCTCCGGCGCCTGGAGCTCTGGGTGCTGGCCTACCAGAAGGCGTACGCGGATGAGACGGGGTCGTACCTCCCCCGGTCCTCCCTCCCCCGCCGGCCCGTCGAACTCCTCCTGGCTCCCTCCGCGAACGCCGTCCTCTccgggcttccgctggggccGACGCGCTCCGCCCCTTTGGTCCCCTCCCCGCGCAGCCTCG CGCCCGACCACTCGCCCCTCTCGAAGCGCAAGCTCCGCGCCCTTCCTCTCCTCCCCGGCCCCCTCCGCTTCCAGGACCGCTCGTCCAGGAgttcctcctccctcctcgaGCCCCTCCATCGAGCCCAGCTCGTCCCCGGCCTCCTTCGCCTTCCCCCACGCCGCTCCCCCCACACCCTCCTCCGCACCGTCGCCGCCGCTCCTTCGGGCCGGCTCCTCTGGTACATCAAGGGCGACCTCTCCCCGCTCCTCGCCGACTGCCCCCGCCCCGCCCTCGTCCTCAacgccctcctccgccacctccgcgACAAGCCCCTCGTCGACCTCGTCCGCTCCGCCCTCCTCACCCCCGTCCTCCTCTCCGACCACAACACCACccagaagaagaagacgacgaagacGACCAAGCGCAAGTACCAGAAGAAGCGCGTGCTCGCCGACGACGAGCCCAAGCCCGACCCCTACTGGCTCGAGGCCTTCTTCGGCTTCGCCCCCGAGGAGGCCGCGAAGCTGCCCGACTGGGGCCACTGCGGCGTGCTCTCCCCGCTGCTCGCCAACCTCTGCCTCGACGAGCTCGACAAGTGGATGGAGGAGCGGATCGCCGAGTTCTACCGCCCCTCCAGCTCCGACGCCGCCGTCGGCCCCGGGGACGGCCGGCAGGGGAACACCTCCTGGCCCGAGTTCGTGCCCACCAGCGGGCCCGACAAGACCCGCAAGATGGACTACGTCCGCTACGGCGGCCACTTCCTCATCGGCGTGCGCGGCCCCCGCGCCGACGCCGCCGTGCTCAGGAAGCAGCTCATCGAGTTCTGCGACCAGCGCTTCCAGATCAAGCTCGACAACGACAGCCTCCCGATCGAGCACATCACCAAGGGGATCATGTTCCTCGACCACGTGCTCTGCCGCCGCGTGGTCTACCCCACGCTCCGCTACACGGCAACGGGCGGCAAGATCATCAGCGAGAAAGGGGTCGGGACGCTCTTGTCGGTGACCGCGAGCTTAAAGCAGTGCATCAAACAGTTCAGAAAGCTTCAGTTTTTGAAGGGGGATCGCGACCCGGACCCGCAGCCTTGCTTCCGGATGTTCCACGCCACGCAGGCCCACACCAACGCGCAGATGAATAAGTTCCTGCAGGTCATGGCGGAATGGTATCGGTACGCCGACAACCGCAAGAAGGTCGTCAACTTCTGTTCGTATATCATTAGGGGCTCCTTGGCCAAGCTTTATGCGGCCAAGTATAAGCTGCGATCCAGGGCTAAGGTTTACAAGATCGCATCGAGGAATCTCAGCCGGCCGCTGAAGGATAAGAAGGGACAGTCGCCGGAATACCACAATTTGTTAAGGAtggggctcgtggattcgatcGACGGGCTTCAGTATACCCGGATGTCTCTGGTGCCCGAGACTGATTATACGCCGTTCCCGAACGGGTGGAGGCCCGATCATGAGAATGTTCTGATGGAGTACGTAAAGCTCACGGACCCACAGACCCTGGAGGAGCAGCGGAGATGTCTCAGGGAGCAAGGGCTTGTAACTCCCCAAGACTATATTTCAATGCTGGTATGGAACTATAAGAAAAATGCGGGTTTGTTGCCTCCTTTGGGCGAGAGTGATGCCCGGAGAGCCAAAGAAGAGTTGCTGGGGTCGAGTACAGGTGAAATAAGGGATGATGATAACAGAGAAGACCGTGAGGAGAATGTAAGGTTTCTAGAGGCTGCACAGATGTGA
- the LOC109713832 gene encoding probable purine permease 11 isoform X1 yields MGNWKLFMKSGTNTKLKRPNASIPAHVEDADAEELRHPLTSTAAMGDTTMEEEEEEEEEEEKGRRRRRWRWRWWVAVAMHSVLVLSGQSAATLLGRFYYDHGGSSMWLQTLTLSAAFPVLFLPRLLLFTPQSPPLPPPSPLLKLGLAYVGLGLITAVDSLLYSYGLLYLTVSAYSLVCATQLGFNAVFSYFINGEKFTDLTLNSLVLLTFSAAILAVRSDDDPTAGRHYGLGFVLTLAASALYSLILSLMELTFEKLVRSRSLRAVLDMQIYTAAVSTAAAAAGLFISGEYRGLRREAEGFGRGEVGYVMTLIWASVGWQVTNVGLVGLISEVSALFSNVISTLGIPIAPVFAVILFKDKMDGVKVISLLLAIWGFISYFYQHYLDYKAQKKATVLGERGDARDASA; encoded by the exons ATGGGGAATTGGAAGCTATTCATGAAATCCGGCACCAATACGAAG CTCAAGAGGCCCAACGCTTCGATCCCGGCCCATGTAGAAGACGCAGACGCCGAAGAGCTCCGCCACCCACTCACCAGCACCGCGGCCATGGGAGACACTacgatggaggaggaggaggaggaggaggaggaggaggagaaggggcggaggcggaggcggtggcggtggaggTGGTGGGTGGCGGTGGCGATGCACTCCGTCCTCGTCCTCTCCGGCCAATCCGCCGCCACCCTCCTCGGCCGCTTCTACTACGACCACGGCGGCTCCTCCATGtggctccaaaccctaaccctctccgccgccttccccgtcctcttcctcccccgcctcctcctcttcacGCCTCAATCTCCGCCCCTGCCACCGCCTTCGCCGCTTCTGAAGCTCGGGCTCGCGTACGTGGGGCTCGGCCTGATCACGGCCGTCGACAGCCTGCTGTACTCGTACGGCTTGCTGTATCTGACGGTGTCGGCGTACTCGCTGGTGTGCGCCACCCAGCTGGGCTTCAACGCCGTCTTCTCCTACTTCATCAACGGCGAGAAGTTCACCGACCTCACCCTCAACTCCCTCGTCCTCCTCACCTTCTCCGCCGCCATCCTCGCCGTCCGCTCTGACGACGACCCCACCGCAGGAAG GCACTACGGGCTTGGCTTCGTGCTGACCCTCGCGGCGTCGGCATTGTACTCCCTCATCCTCTCCCTGATGGAGCTGACCTTCGAGAAGCTCGTCCGCAGCCGGAGCCTGCGCGCGGTGCTCGACATGCAGATCTACACCGCGGCcgtctccaccgccgccgccgccgcgggcctCTTCATCAGCGGCGAGTACAGAGGCCTGAGGCGAGAGGCCGAGGGGTTCGGCCGAGGCGAAGTGGGCTACGTGATGACTCTAATCTGGGCCTCGGTGGGGTGGCAGGTCACCAACGTTGGGCTCGTGGGCCTCATCTCGGAGGTGTCCGCGCTCTTCTCCAACGTCATCAGCACTCTCGGGATACCCATCGCGCCCGTGTTTGCCGTGATCCTGTTTAAGGACAAAATGGACGGGGTTAAGGTGATATCCCTCTTGTTGGCTATCTGGGgatttatatcctatttttaTCAGCACTATCTTGATTATAAGGCCCAGAAAAAGGCTACAGTACTGGGGGAAAGAGGAGACGCTAGAGACGCTTCTGCTTAG
- the LOC109714685 gene encoding leucine-rich repeat extensin-like protein 5, translated as MVGRTHRASQPSTRSESSRRCLGPSTCDRNGRSELLPCSGAARPERAGFSNSNPSRPSDTSPLPTLCDGCDRSVKALTACPPTALPLTAGSSSVPVDPTSLGRPASFDPDSLAVPVAGCPEIAAPVNVMLGPLPVGPPISIFLRSSPSVVKGPDTPASMGVALELSGPLQPLPAGPDLPAPTGVALSDVACPVLVGPAIGSPELTGSLPPLPTLAPGVGGPVSMIGSPEQPGPSSVRGPPPPVPFPISPLSFQPPRSIRRSSRLASKNRGICKSSIQRAQDLLSSKLKSATSSFRMAEPSTPPPEAPPAELLDQAETAAPPALLNAAALYSTPQNQPSRPEKIPPLSRDHSLPLSVHEVNDILASCGILFKDSGPSKEIAALQLRGVGISNPAPNRF; from the coding sequence ATGGTCGGGCGGACACACCGTGCTTCCCAGCCTTCGACAAGATCGGAATCCAGCCGGAGATGCTTAGGGCCTTCGACGTGCGATAGAAATGGTCGGTCGGAACTTCTTCCGTGCAGTGGTGCTGCCCGGCCGGAGAGAGCGGGcttttcaaattcgaatccttcCCGGCCCTCGGATACCTCACCCCTACCCACCCTCTGTGATGGTTGTGATAGGTCTGTCAAGGCCTTGACAGCTTGTCCTCCTACTGCCTTGCCCTTGACTGCTGGTTCCTCTTCCGTGCCGGTTGATCCTACTTCTCTCGGTAGACCCGCTTCTTTCGACCCGGATTCGCTCGCCGTTCCAGTTGCAGGGTGCCCTGAGATAGCGGCCCCCGTGAATGTGATGCTTGGCCCATTGCCGGTGGGCCCACCCATTTCTATTTTTCTGAGATCCTCCCCTTCGGTTGTAAAGGGCCCGGATACGCCCGCTTCAATGGGAGTTGCCCTAGAGCTATCTGGCCCTCTGCAGCCTCTGCCCGCGGGCCCGGATTTGCCCGCGCCTACGGGAGTCGCCCTTTCGGACGTGGCCTGCCCCGTTCTGGTGGGGCCCGCGATTGGATCCCCTGAGCTAACTGGCTCACTGCCGCCACTGCCCACCCTCGCACCTGGCGTCGGGGGCCCGGTTTCGATGATTGGATCCCCTGAGCAGCCCGGCCCTTCCTCTGTAAGGGGCCCCCCACCGCCTGTCCCATTTCcaatctctcctctctcatttcaaCCCCCTAGATCCATCAGACGCAGCTCCCGCCTTGCCTCTAAGAACAGAGGTATTTGCAAGAGTTCGATTCAAAGAGCTCAGGACCTTCTGTCATCGAAGCTCAAATCTGCAACATCCTCTTTTAGAATGGCTGAGCCCTCCACCCCTCCCCCTGAGGCTCCTCCTGCCGAGCTCTTGGATCAGGCTGAGACTGCGGCGCCCCCTGCGCTTTTGAATGCGGCTGCTCTCTATTCCACTCCCCAGAATCAACCTTCCAGGCCTGAGAAGATCCCCCCCCTCTCTAGAGACCACTCGCTGCCTCTCTCTGTTCATGAAGTCAACGATATCTTAGCTTCATGTGGTATCTTATTTAAGGATTCGGGGCCGTCGAAGGAGATCGCTGCCTTGCAGCTGAGAGGGGTGGGGATTTCAAATCCTGCCCCCAACAGGTTTTGA
- the LOC109713833 gene encoding ras-related protein RABH1b-like, giving the protein MAPVSALAKYKLVFLGDQSVGKTSIITRFMYDKFDNTYQATIGIDFLSKTMYLEDRTVRLQLWDTAGQERFRSLIPSYIRDSSVAVIVYDVASRQSFLNTSKWIEEVRTERGSDVIIVLVGNKTDLVDKRQVSIEEGEAKAQELGVMFVETSAKAGFNIKALFRKIAAALPGMETLSSAKQEEMVDVNLKATNANSSQAQCQSGGCSC; this is encoded by the exons ATGGCTCCGGTGTCCGCGTTGGCGAAATACAAGCTGGTGTTCTTGGGGGATCAATCAGTGGGAAAGACGAGCATCATCACCCGATTCATGTACGACAAGTTCGACAACACCTACCAG GCTACAATCGGCATAGATTTTTTGTCAAAGACTATGTACCTTGAAGACCGGACTGTCAGACTACAGCTTTG GGATACTGCTGGGCAGGAGAGATTTAGGAGCCTTATTCCAAGCTATATTCGAGACTCTTCTGTTGCTGTTATTGTATACGATGTTGCAA GCCGCCAGTCTTTCTTAAACACTTCAAAGTGGATTGAGGAAGTTCGGACAGAGAGGGGTAGTGATGTTATCATTGTCCTCGTTGGAAACAAGACTGATCTTGTTGACAAGAG GCAAGTCTCgatagaagaaggagaagccaAGGCGCAAGAGCTTGGCGTCATGTTCGTTGAAACAAGTGCAAAAGCTGGGTTTAACATAAAG GCCCTTTTCCGAAAGATAGCTGCAGCCTTGCCGGGAATGGAGACCCTCTCCTCTGCGAAGCAGGAAGAGATGGTCGATGTAAACTTGAAAGCCACGAATGCAAATTCTTCGCAAGCACAGTGTCAGTCAGGAGGATGCAGTTGTTGA